One Serinicoccus chungangensis genomic window carries:
- a CDS encoding NUDIX domain-containing protein: MTLSAPRLGLPELVDLPGSRPVRSTEVAMRGAVWDVHRDEVELDDGPASREYVHHTGAVAVLAVREDRGEPEVFVIRQYRHPIGAEDWEIPAGLLDVEGEPPVEAARRELAEEADLQAEHWEALVSFTPSPGGLDETIHVFVATGLSDVPEERRHAREGEEAGMPTGWVTLHDAVDAVLGGQVHNGPFLLSVLALHSRRGPQG, translated from the coding sequence ATGACGCTCTCCGCGCCCCGGCTGGGCCTGCCCGAGCTCGTCGACCTCCCCGGGTCCCGCCCGGTGCGCAGCACCGAGGTGGCCATGCGGGGTGCCGTCTGGGACGTGCACCGCGACGAGGTCGAGCTCGACGACGGCCCGGCGAGCCGGGAGTACGTCCACCACACCGGCGCCGTCGCGGTGCTCGCCGTGCGCGAGGACCGTGGGGAGCCCGAGGTCTTCGTCATCCGGCAGTACCGTCACCCCATCGGCGCCGAGGACTGGGAGATCCCGGCCGGCCTCCTCGACGTCGAGGGGGAGCCGCCGGTGGAGGCGGCGCGCCGCGAGCTGGCCGAGGAGGCCGACCTGCAGGCCGAGCACTGGGAGGCGCTGGTGTCCTTCACCCCGTCCCCGGGCGGGCTCGACGAGACGATCCACGTCTTCGTCGCCACCGGGCTCTCCGACGTGCCGGAGGAACGGCGGCACGCCCGGGAGGGCGAGGAGGCCGGTATGCCGACCGGCTGGGTGACCCTGCACGACGCGGTGGACGCCGTGCTGGGTGGGCAGGTGCACAACGGGCCGTTCCTGCTGTCCGTGCTGGCGCTGCACAGCAGGCGGGGTCCCCAGGGCTGA
- a CDS encoding CTP synthase, whose product MAETTTKHIFVTGGVASSLGKGLTASSLGFLLRSRGLRVTMQKLDPYINVDPGTMNPFQHGEVFVTEDGAECDLDIGHYERFLNTDLWGRSNVTTGQIYNDVIAKERRGDYLGDTVQVIPHITNEIKARMRAAADRPPGERPDIIITEVGGTVGDIESLPFLEAARQVRHDIGRTNSFFLHVSLVPYLAPSGELKTKPTQHSVAALRQVGITPDALVLRADREIPEGIKRKISMMCDVDSDAVAAAVDAPSIYDIPKVLHSEMLDAYVVRHLGLPFRDVDWSAWDALLERVHEPEHRVEIALVGKYVDLPDAYLSVTEAMRAGGFRHDAKVDIRWVASDECRTEAGAARALGGVDAILVPGGFGVRGIEGKIGALRWARERQVPTLGICLGLQAMVIEHARHVAGIEGASSTEFDPDTPAPVIATMEEQKSFVEGAGDLGGTMRLGSYPAVLTEGSVVAGAYGTTEVTERHRHRYEVNNGFRDQLGAAGLVISGQSPDGGLVEFVELPREVHPYYVATQAHPEFKSRPDHAHPLFAGLVAAALDAQRSQRLVEVERQRHHELPD is encoded by the coding sequence GTGGCGGAGACGACGACGAAGCACATCTTTGTGACCGGAGGCGTCGCCTCCTCGCTCGGGAAGGGACTGACGGCCTCGAGCCTCGGGTTCCTGCTCCGCAGCAGGGGGCTGCGGGTGACGATGCAGAAGCTGGACCCCTACATCAACGTCGACCCCGGGACGATGAACCCCTTCCAGCACGGGGAGGTGTTCGTCACCGAGGACGGGGCCGAGTGCGACCTGGACATCGGGCACTACGAACGCTTCCTCAACACCGACCTGTGGGGCAGGTCCAACGTCACCACCGGGCAGATCTACAACGACGTCATCGCCAAGGAGCGGCGGGGGGACTACCTGGGCGACACGGTGCAGGTCATCCCGCATATCACCAACGAGATCAAGGCGCGCATGCGGGCGGCCGCGGACCGGCCGCCGGGGGAGCGGCCGGACATCATCATCACCGAGGTCGGGGGGACCGTCGGCGACATCGAGTCGCTGCCCTTCCTCGAGGCCGCCCGACAGGTGCGCCACGACATCGGCCGCACCAACTCCTTCTTCCTGCATGTCTCGCTCGTGCCCTACCTCGCTCCTAGCGGTGAGCTCAAGACCAAGCCGACGCAGCACTCGGTGGCGGCGCTGCGCCAGGTCGGCATCACCCCGGACGCCCTGGTGCTGCGCGCCGACCGGGAGATCCCCGAGGGCATCAAGCGCAAGATCTCGATGATGTGCGACGTCGACTCCGACGCCGTGGCCGCGGCCGTGGACGCCCCCTCGATCTACGACATCCCCAAGGTCCTGCACTCCGAGATGCTGGACGCGTACGTCGTGCGGCACCTGGGCCTGCCGTTCCGGGACGTCGACTGGTCGGCCTGGGACGCGCTGCTCGAGCGGGTGCACGAGCCGGAGCACCGCGTCGAGATCGCGCTGGTCGGCAAGTACGTCGACCTGCCCGACGCCTACCTCTCGGTGACCGAGGCCATGCGGGCCGGCGGGTTCCGGCACGACGCCAAGGTCGACATCCGCTGGGTCGCCTCGGACGAGTGCCGCACCGAGGCCGGCGCGGCCCGGGCGCTCGGCGGGGTCGACGCCATCCTCGTGCCCGGCGGGTTCGGGGTCCGCGGCATCGAGGGCAAGATCGGGGCGCTGCGCTGGGCGCGGGAGCGACAGGTCCCGACGCTGGGGATCTGCCTCGGCCTGCAGGCCATGGTCATCGAGCACGCGCGGCACGTCGCCGGGATCGAGGGCGCGAGCTCCACGGAGTTCGACCCGGACACCCCGGCACCGGTCATCGCCACGATGGAGGAGCAGAAGTCCTTCGTCGAGGGGGCCGGCGACCTCGGCGGCACCATGCGGCTCGGGTCCTACCCCGCCGTGCTCACCGAGGGGTCGGTCGTGGCCGGGGCCTACGGGACGACGGAGGTGACCGAGCGGCACCGTCACCGCTACGAGGTCAACAACGGCTTCCGCGACCAGCTGGGCGCGGCGGGGCTCGTCATCAGCGGCCAGTCCCCGGACGGCGGACTCGTCGAGTTCGTGGAGCTGCCGCGCGAGGTGCACCCCTACTACGTCGCGACCCAGGCCCACCCCGAGTTCAAGTCCCGGCCCGACCACGCCCACCCGCTCTTCGCGGGGCTCGTCGCGGCGGCGCTGGACGCGCAGCGCAGCCAGCGCCTGGTCGAGGTCGAGCGTCAGCGTCACCACGAGCTGCCCGACTGA
- a CDS encoding alpha/beta hydrolase fold domain-containing protein, which yields MRVLLVVGVVGGGVGRHVRQLAAELVGAGHVVVVACPRVVADRFDLDATGARVQPVEVGVGSPGALARTHARLQVLARGAQVVHAHGVRAGAAAALAVPRGGRSRGAPLVVTSHNGPPDGRPAALTYAALEAVVCRRADLVLGVSSDLVQRARRRGARAAGLAVVPSSVAAPATDAQREQAAQELRAELGVPAGAGVVLTAGRLARQKRVDVLLEAHRRLRTDRRLGAPPVLVVVGDGPLAGALREQAADVGGVVHFLGHRQDVPRLLAGADVVVSSADWEGQPLVLQEALAAGAPVVATEVGGTADLLAGAGVLVPPGSSADLADAVAGLLLDPASRADLARRARDRATRLPTGLDALEAALAAYRAVLPDPGTTSHGSAGVAESSTTDQDGAPMDLSAVHPTLRAAAQKVPRTDLESRAVRLLARAATAFVPGRRVAGVSRRTVRHDGLRLRVYTPSRPSGAGLLWIHGGGLVLGSAAMDDLHCGETARDTGVTVVSVDYRLAPRHPFPAAIDDCHTGWRWLRAQADGLGLDVARLAVGGQSAGGGLAASLVQRVVDEGDPVAAQWLFCPMLDDRTAADRDRDAADHLVWNNRSNLVGWSAYLGAGVGAESLPPYAAPARREDLAGMPPTWISTSDIELFFDEDVDYAHRLRAAGTDVTLEVVAGAPHGFESWAPRHPMALELLTTARSWLTDRLATGAP from the coding sequence GTGAGGGTGCTGCTGGTGGTGGGGGTCGTCGGCGGCGGCGTCGGCCGGCACGTGCGCCAGCTCGCCGCCGAGCTCGTGGGCGCCGGCCACGTCGTGGTGGTGGCCTGCCCCCGGGTGGTGGCGGACCGCTTCGACCTGGACGCCACCGGGGCCCGCGTCCAGCCGGTCGAGGTCGGCGTCGGCTCACCGGGCGCCCTCGCCCGCACCCACGCCCGCCTGCAGGTCCTGGCCCGCGGGGCGCAGGTGGTGCACGCCCACGGTGTGCGCGCCGGCGCCGCCGCCGCCCTGGCCGTCCCGCGCGGAGGCCGGTCCCGGGGCGCCCCGCTGGTCGTCACCAGCCACAACGGTCCCCCCGACGGGCGCCCGGCCGCGCTGACGTATGCGGCGCTCGAAGCGGTGGTCTGCCGCCGCGCGGACCTCGTCCTGGGGGTGTCGTCGGACCTGGTGCAGCGAGCCCGGCGCCGCGGCGCGCGTGCGGCCGGCCTCGCCGTGGTCCCGTCCTCGGTGGCTGCCCCGGCCACCGACGCCCAGCGCGAGCAGGCCGCGCAGGAGCTGCGCGCCGAGCTCGGCGTCCCGGCCGGGGCCGGGGTGGTGCTCACGGCAGGACGCCTGGCGCGCCAGAAGCGGGTCGACGTGCTCCTGGAGGCGCACCGTCGCCTGCGGACCGACCGCCGGCTCGGTGCCCCGCCGGTCCTCGTGGTGGTCGGTGACGGTCCCCTCGCCGGGGCGCTGCGCGAGCAGGCCGCGGACGTCGGGGGCGTCGTGCACTTCCTCGGCCACCGGCAGGACGTGCCCCGGCTGCTCGCCGGGGCGGACGTCGTCGTGTCGTCCGCGGACTGGGAGGGCCAGCCCCTCGTCCTGCAGGAGGCGCTCGCCGCCGGAGCCCCCGTCGTCGCCACCGAGGTGGGGGGCACGGCCGACCTCCTGGCCGGTGCCGGGGTGCTCGTGCCCCCGGGGTCGTCCGCCGACCTGGCCGACGCCGTCGCCGGTCTCCTGCTCGACCCCGCGTCCCGGGCCGACCTCGCCCGACGGGCCCGCGACCGGGCGACCCGGCTGCCGACCGGGCTGGACGCGCTCGAGGCGGCGCTCGCCGCATACCGCGCCGTCCTGCCCGACCCCGGCACCACCTCCCACGGGTCCGCAGGGGTGGCGGAGTCGTCGACGACCGACCAGGACGGAGCACCCATGGACCTCTCCGCAGTCCACCCGACGCTGCGCGCCGCCGCGCAGAAGGTGCCGAGGACCGACCTCGAGAGCCGGGCCGTGCGCCTCCTGGCGAGGGCGGCCACCGCGTTCGTGCCCGGTCGGCGCGTCGCGGGCGTCTCGCGGCGCACGGTCCGGCACGACGGTCTCAGGCTGCGGGTCTACACCCCCTCCAGGCCGTCCGGAGCCGGGCTGCTGTGGATCCACGGAGGAGGGCTCGTCCTCGGGTCGGCCGCGATGGACGACCTGCACTGCGGGGAGACGGCGCGCGACACCGGGGTCACGGTGGTCTCGGTCGACTACCGCCTGGCGCCGCGCCACCCCTTCCCGGCGGCGATCGACGACTGCCACACGGGGTGGCGGTGGCTGCGCGCCCAGGCCGACGGCCTCGGCCTCGACGTCGCGCGCCTGGCGGTCGGCGGGCAGAGCGCCGGGGGAGGGCTCGCCGCGAGCCTCGTCCAGCGGGTCGTCGACGAGGGAGACCCGGTGGCGGCGCAGTGGCTCTTCTGCCCCATGCTCGACGACCGCACCGCCGCGGACCGCGACCGGGACGCCGCCGACCACCTCGTCTGGAACAACCGGTCGAACCTCGTCGGCTGGTCGGCCTACCTCGGCGCGGGCGTGGGCGCCGAGTCGCTGCCCCCCTACGCGGCGCCCGCGCGGCGGGAGGACCTGGCGGGCATGCCGCCGACCTGGATCTCCACCTCCGACATCGAGCTGTTCTTCGACGAGGACGTTGACTACGCGCACCGGCTCCGTGCCGCCGGCACGGACGTCACCCTGGAGGTCGTCGCCGGGGCCCCGCACGGGTTCGAGTCCTGGGCGCCCCGCCACCCGATGGCGCTGGAGCTCCTGACCACCGCCCGGTCCTGGCTCACCGACCGCCTCGCCACCGGGGCGCCGTGA
- a CDS encoding lipid II flippase MurJ, whose product MSLPGPGPSRRIAGQGLLAAAGILAATTLLARVAGVARWVAFSEAVGTTCLGQVYTTVNLIPNVVFEIAAGGALAAVAVPLVARHLQDGDEDRADRTASALLGWSLLVLVPLALLAALLAGPLTAALLGAGDPDGCDPAAAERAGRLMLLLFAPQVVLYGVGIVLTGVLQAHRRFLAAAAAPLLSSVVVIAVYLLVGATVDTDVPLEEVPDQVLVLLAGGTTLGVVALSLPLLLPAARAGVRWRPTLRFPAGSGRLAGGLALAGLVTVGAQQVFTVVVILVANSTGVGGITVWTYAQTVYLLPYAVLVVPLATAAFPRLVGEAAATRAVLRRTATAVAVAACAGGAALVAASGEVGAAFLALDAGAGGAGQEALNALPAALSALAPGLVGFGLVALLTRALYVAGRPRAAAAGAAAGWLLAALVGLAGAGAAAGHGVGAVLVLLASASSAGMLVSAGVLARATHLAWGRGALSGLPRAVVVALAGGVAGVLLAALLPGADAGSGASGTMAAAVALGTLRGAVAVAGVLGVVLLLDREAAAPILERLRRRPREEDR is encoded by the coding sequence ATGAGCCTGCCGGGTCCGGGGCCCAGCCGCCGGATCGCCGGCCAGGGACTGCTCGCCGCGGCGGGCATCCTCGCGGCCACCACCCTGCTCGCCCGGGTGGCCGGGGTGGCCCGCTGGGTGGCCTTCTCCGAGGCGGTGGGGACCACCTGCCTGGGGCAGGTCTACACCACCGTCAACCTCATCCCCAACGTCGTCTTCGAGATCGCGGCCGGAGGGGCGCTCGCCGCGGTGGCCGTCCCGCTGGTGGCGCGCCACCTGCAGGACGGCGACGAGGACCGTGCCGACCGCACCGCCTCGGCGCTGCTGGGCTGGTCGCTGCTCGTGCTGGTCCCGCTCGCGCTGCTGGCGGCCCTGCTCGCGGGACCTCTCACCGCCGCCCTGCTCGGCGCGGGCGACCCCGACGGGTGCGACCCGGCGGCGGCGGAGCGGGCGGGCCGCCTCATGCTGCTGCTCTTCGCCCCCCAGGTGGTGCTCTACGGCGTCGGCATCGTGCTCACCGGGGTGCTGCAGGCCCACCGCCGGTTCCTCGCCGCCGCCGCGGCTCCGCTGCTGTCCAGCGTCGTCGTCATCGCCGTCTACCTCCTCGTCGGGGCGACCGTCGACACCGACGTCCCGCTCGAGGAGGTGCCGGACCAGGTGCTGGTCCTGCTGGCGGGTGGCACCACCCTCGGCGTCGTCGCCCTCAGCCTCCCGCTGCTGCTGCCCGCGGCCCGCGCCGGGGTGCGGTGGCGCCCCACCCTGCGCTTCCCCGCAGGCTCGGGGCGACTCGCGGGCGGGCTCGCGCTCGCCGGGCTGGTGACCGTGGGGGCCCAGCAGGTCTTCACGGTGGTGGTCATCCTGGTCGCCAACAGCACCGGGGTCGGGGGCATCACCGTCTGGACGTATGCGCAGACCGTCTACCTGCTGCCGTACGCCGTCCTCGTGGTCCCGCTGGCCACCGCGGCCTTCCCGCGACTCGTGGGGGAGGCCGCCGCGACGCGCGCGGTGCTGCGCCGCACGGCGACCGCGGTGGCCGTGGCCGCGTGCGCGGGGGGCGCCGCCCTGGTCGCCGCGAGCGGGGAGGTCGGGGCGGCCTTCCTCGCCCTCGACGCCGGAGCCGGGGGAGCCGGGCAGGAGGCGCTGAACGCCCTGCCCGCAGCCCTGTCCGCCCTCGCGCCCGGTCTCGTCGGGTTCGGCCTCGTCGCGCTGCTCACGCGCGCGCTCTACGTCGCCGGCCGCCCGCGCGCGGCGGCGGCCGGAGCCGCCGCCGGCTGGCTCCTGGCGGCGCTCGTGGGCCTCGCGGGGGCAGGCGCGGCAGCCGGGCACGGCGTCGGTGCGGTCCTCGTCCTGCTGGCCTCCGCCTCGTCGGCGGGGATGCTGGTCTCGGCAGGGGTGCTCGCCCGGGCGACCCACCTGGCGTGGGGGCGGGGTGCGCTGAGCGGGCTTCCCCGGGCCGTGGTGGTGGCCCTGGCCGGCGGGGTGGCCGGGGTGCTGCTGGCCGCCCTCCTGCCGGGTGCCGACGCCGGGTCGGGTGCGTCGGGGACCATGGCGGCGGCGGTGGCCCTGGGCACCCTGCGGGGCGCGGTGGCCGTCGCCGGGGTCCTCGGGGTCGTCCTGCTGCTGGACCGGGAGGCGGCGGCGCCGATCCTGGAACGCCTGCGGCGGCGACCGCGGGAGGAGGACCGGTGA
- a CDS encoding copper transporter yields the protein MIDFRYHLVSLVAVFIALAVGIVLGAGPLREGISDTIDEEVGQLRTERTELRSELDVRARQAEAKDEAVDLLSPRGVAGTLNGTRVALVVLPGADRNHVALLEDRVAEAGGALVLEVEVEDSFDTAQVDEGLVERLATTLEVPEVRGVDEAGPGALLGATLAGADPEGDVGAWLAAAERLEDEGLLDLRWQGPAAQVTDRRPPDVMIVVGGGLPEAADDEAQPEVEARLSTRLDLVRTLAALDQPLVVGAAGTESEALAEGGGEDALVQAIRDDGGLRDDVSTVDDLESASGRAAAVLGLAWELQEEAGHYGLGRQAEAPVPAPPPLRLGTTSGTDAQPPADGPVPDDAETTSVP from the coding sequence GTGATCGACTTCCGCTACCACCTCGTGTCGCTGGTCGCGGTCTTCATCGCCCTGGCGGTCGGGATCGTCCTCGGCGCCGGCCCCCTGCGCGAGGGCATCTCGGACACCATCGACGAGGAGGTCGGGCAGCTGCGGACCGAGCGGACCGAGCTGCGCTCCGAGCTGGACGTGCGCGCGCGCCAGGCCGAGGCCAAGGACGAGGCCGTCGACCTGCTCAGCCCGCGCGGGGTGGCCGGCACCCTCAACGGCACCAGGGTGGCCCTGGTGGTGCTGCCGGGGGCCGACCGCAACCACGTGGCGCTGCTGGAGGACCGGGTCGCCGAGGCCGGTGGGGCGCTGGTGCTGGAGGTCGAGGTCGAGGACTCCTTCGACACCGCGCAGGTCGACGAGGGCCTGGTCGAGCGGCTCGCGACGACGCTGGAGGTCCCGGAGGTCCGGGGCGTGGACGAGGCAGGCCCGGGCGCGCTCCTGGGGGCGACGCTGGCAGGGGCGGACCCGGAGGGCGACGTGGGCGCGTGGCTCGCGGCCGCGGAGCGCCTCGAGGACGAGGGCCTGCTCGACCTGCGCTGGCAGGGGCCGGCGGCGCAGGTCACCGACCGCCGTCCCCCCGACGTCATGATCGTCGTCGGGGGTGGACTCCCCGAGGCGGCCGACGACGAGGCCCAGCCGGAGGTCGAGGCCCGGCTGAGCACCCGGCTGGACCTCGTGCGCACGCTGGCCGCGCTGGACCAGCCGCTGGTGGTCGGGGCGGCGGGCACCGAGAGCGAGGCCCTGGCCGAGGGCGGGGGCGAGGACGCCCTCGTGCAGGCCATCCGGGACGACGGCGGCCTGCGCGACGACGTCTCGACCGTCGACGACCTGGAGAGCGCCAGCGGCCGGGCGGCGGCGGTGCTCGGGCTGGCCTGGGAGCTGCAGGAGGAGGCAGGGCACTACGGTCTCGGCCGGCAGGCGGAGGCACCCGTGCCGGCGCCGCCGCCGCTGCGGCTGGGCACGACGTCCGGCACGGACGCCCAGCCACCGGCCGACGGGCCGGTGCCCGACGACGCCGAGACCACGTCGGTCCCGTGA
- the steA gene encoding putative cytokinetic ring protein SteA: MSTRRRASTRHTGPVAGPVRVDARTKRLTARLQPGDVAVIDHADLDQVSATALVACAPVAVVNAASSTTGAYPNMGPQILLDAGIPLLDAAGSEVMSLTEGTSVTVTGEQVRVDGAVVAEGVRMTPELVRVQQEEARGNLSQQIEAFSHNTMEYVRAERELLLDGIGVPELRTSFAGRYALVVVRGYHYKEDLQTLRPFLREARPVLIGVDGGADALLEMGHTPDLVVGDMDSVSDAALTSGAELVVHAYRDGRAPGLERVEALGVTDAVVLPAPGTSEDIAMLLADELGAELIVAVGTHATLVEFLDKGRQGMASTFLTRLRVGSKLVDAKGVSLLYRSRIPTVSLVWLVLAGLLALLVALAVTPGGRALLGVLAVRWDDVWAWMEGLFSP; this comes from the coding sequence ATGAGCACGAGGCGCCGAGCGAGCACCCGCCACACCGGTCCCGTGGCGGGCCCGGTGCGGGTCGACGCGCGCACCAAGCGCCTGACGGCGCGGTTGCAGCCCGGGGACGTCGCGGTCATCGACCACGCCGACCTCGACCAGGTCAGCGCCACCGCGCTCGTCGCCTGCGCACCGGTCGCCGTCGTCAACGCCGCCTCCTCCACGACCGGCGCCTACCCCAACATGGGGCCGCAGATCCTGCTGGACGCGGGCATACCCCTGCTCGACGCCGCCGGCAGCGAGGTGATGTCCCTGACCGAGGGCACGTCCGTGACGGTGACCGGCGAGCAGGTCCGGGTCGACGGAGCCGTCGTCGCGGAGGGTGTGCGGATGACGCCGGAGCTGGTCCGGGTGCAGCAGGAGGAGGCCCGCGGCAACCTGTCCCAGCAGATCGAGGCGTTCTCGCACAACACCATGGAGTACGTCCGCGCGGAGCGGGAGCTGCTGCTGGACGGCATCGGGGTCCCCGAGCTGCGCACCAGCTTCGCCGGGCGCTACGCCCTGGTGGTCGTGCGCGGCTACCACTACAAGGAGGACCTGCAGACCCTGCGGCCGTTCCTGCGCGAGGCCAGACCCGTCCTCATCGGCGTCGATGGCGGGGCCGACGCGCTGCTGGAGATGGGGCACACCCCCGACCTCGTCGTCGGTGACATGGACTCCGTGTCCGACGCCGCCCTCACCAGCGGTGCCGAGCTGGTGGTGCACGCCTACCGCGACGGTCGCGCCCCGGGGCTGGAACGGGTGGAGGCCCTCGGGGTCACGGACGCGGTGGTGCTGCCGGCTCCGGGGACGAGCGAGGACATCGCCATGCTGCTGGCGGACGAGCTCGGGGCCGAGCTCATCGTGGCCGTCGGCACGCACGCCACCCTCGTGGAGTTCCTCGACAAGGGCCGGCAGGGGATGGCCAGCACCTTCCTCACCCGCCTCCGCGTCGGCAGCAAGCTGGTCGACGCCAAGGGCGTGAGCCTGCTCTACCGGTCGCGGATCCCCACGGTGTCGCTGGTCTGGCTGGTGCTGGCCGGTCTGCTGGCCCTGCTCGTCGCGCTGGCCGTCACCCCTGGTGGCAGGGCCCTGCTCGGCGTGCTGGCCGTACGATGGGACGACGTCTGGGCCTGGATGGAGGGGCTGTTCTCACCGTGA
- a CDS encoding NAD kinase, with amino-acid sequence MSRRIMLVTHPTRSDVPHLASEFAERLGQHGIEVEVVPEADPTHQVVSDSEVVALKSPVPGNVDASGFELVVVFGGDGTILRGAEIARPAGTPLLGVNLGRVGFLAEAEKDDIEVIVARIVDRDYHVESRMTLEVDVLHDGRVVCHNWALNEASVEKSARERMLELAVEVDGRPLSTWGCDGVVMSTPTGSTAYAFSGGGPIVWPDVEALLVVPISAHALFARPLVLGPDAHLAVEVVPHSHVTGVMWCDGRRTVELPPGARIEVRRSTTPVLLARLGTSPFTDRLVAKFALPVSGWRGPAGGQPGVTA; translated from the coding sequence ATGAGCCGGCGCATCATGCTCGTGACCCACCCGACGCGCTCGGACGTGCCGCACCTCGCGAGCGAGTTCGCCGAGCGCCTGGGGCAGCACGGCATCGAGGTCGAGGTCGTCCCGGAGGCGGACCCCACCCACCAGGTCGTCTCCGACAGCGAGGTCGTCGCCCTCAAGAGCCCGGTGCCCGGGAACGTGGACGCCTCGGGCTTCGAGCTGGTCGTCGTCTTCGGCGGCGACGGCACCATCCTGCGGGGGGCGGAGATCGCCCGACCCGCCGGAACCCCGCTGCTGGGGGTCAACCTCGGTCGGGTCGGGTTCCTGGCCGAGGCGGAGAAGGACGACATCGAGGTCATCGTGGCCCGCATCGTCGACCGGGACTACCACGTCGAGAGCAGGATGACCCTCGAGGTCGACGTCCTGCACGACGGCCGGGTGGTCTGCCACAACTGGGCTCTCAACGAGGCGAGCGTCGAGAAGTCCGCCCGGGAGCGCATGCTCGAGCTGGCGGTCGAGGTCGACGGCCGACCGCTGTCGACCTGGGGCTGCGACGGCGTGGTCATGTCCACGCCCACGGGGTCCACCGCCTACGCCTTCTCCGGTGGCGGGCCCATCGTCTGGCCCGACGTGGAGGCGCTGCTGGTCGTCCCCATCTCGGCGCACGCCCTCTTCGCGCGTCCCCTGGTCCTCGGGCCGGACGCCCACCTGGCGGTCGAGGTGGTCCCGCACAGCCACGTCACCGGGGTGATGTGGTGCGACGGGCGTCGGACCGTCGAGCTGCCCCCGGGGGCGCGCATCGAGGTGCGCCGGTCGACGACGCCCGTGCTGCTGGCGCGGCTCGGGACCAGCCCCTTCACCGACCGGCTCGTCGCCAAGTTCGCCCTCCCGGTCTCCGGGTGGCGCGGCCCGGCCGGCGGTCAGCCCGGGGTCACGGCGTGA
- a CDS encoding TlyA family RNA methyltransferase produces MTLRLDQALVARGLAPSRTQAQLLVRDGLVQVRHETVRRPAHPVADDDEVTVQGSGAGTESAWVRRGWVGRGAVKLAHALEAWPAVAERVRGRRALDVGASTGGFTQVLLEHGAAGVVALDVGHGQLSPQLREDPRVQDRPGLSVRDATPAVLGGPFEVVVADLSFISLSVVLPRLAELASPGADLVLLVKPQFEVGADALGRSGVVRSAGQRERVLRALDTEARGHGLSPQDLLRSPLRGASGNVEYLWWLRRCAHPGPCPVGAGMMGCVPGRSDMDALIRARAEEDG; encoded by the coding sequence GTGACCCTCCGGCTGGACCAGGCCCTCGTGGCCCGGGGTCTGGCCCCGAGCCGGACGCAGGCGCAGCTGCTGGTCCGCGACGGCCTCGTCCAGGTGCGCCACGAGACCGTCCGGCGGCCCGCGCACCCGGTCGCCGACGACGACGAGGTGACGGTGCAGGGGTCGGGAGCCGGCACCGAGTCCGCCTGGGTGCGTCGCGGGTGGGTCGGGCGCGGCGCGGTCAAGCTGGCGCACGCGCTGGAGGCGTGGCCCGCGGTGGCTGAGCGGGTGCGGGGCCGCCGTGCCCTCGACGTGGGTGCGTCCACCGGGGGCTTCACGCAGGTGCTGCTCGAGCACGGGGCGGCCGGTGTGGTCGCGCTGGACGTCGGGCACGGGCAGCTCTCACCCCAGCTGCGCGAGGACCCGAGGGTGCAGGACCGGCCGGGACTCTCGGTCCGGGACGCGACGCCCGCGGTCCTGGGAGGCCCCTTCGAGGTGGTCGTCGCCGACCTGTCCTTCATCTCGCTGTCGGTCGTGCTGCCGCGCCTCGCCGAGCTCGCCTCACCCGGCGCCGACCTCGTGCTGCTCGTCAAGCCGCAGTTCGAGGTGGGCGCGGACGCGCTCGGGCGCAGCGGGGTCGTCCGCTCCGCGGGGCAGCGCGAGCGCGTCCTGCGCGCGCTCGACACCGAGGCGCGCGGGCACGGACTGTCCCCGCAGGACCTGCTCCGCTCGCCGCTGCGCGGGGCGAGCGGCAACGTGGAGTACCTCTGGTGGCTGCGTCGGTGCGCCCACCCGGGTCCCTGCCCGGTCGGGGCAGGCATGATGGGCTGTGTACCGGGACGCAGCGACATGGACGCCCTGATCAGGGCGCGAGCAGAGGAGGACGGATGA